The genomic DNA GTGGAGTCGGTGGCGGGCGTGGTCAGCGCGGTGCGCGACGACGACCTCGTGGGACGCGTGGGCGGCGACGAGTTCATGGTGTGCCTGCGGGGCATCTCGTCGCACCTCATGGTGGAGGCCGTCGCGCAACGCATGTGCGCGGCGGTGCGCGAGGCCGCCGAGGCCTCCGACGACGACCACGGGCCGGTGTCCATCAGCCTGGGCATCGCCCTGTATCCGCAGGACGGCGTCACGTACGAAGAGCTGTACCGCAAGGCCGACAAGGCCCTGTACTGCGCCAAGCGCGCGGGCGGCGGCACCTACGCGTTCTACCGCGACGAGCCGGCGGCGTCCTAGCGCCCGGCGCTACTCCCAGCCCGGCTTCCCCACGCCGCCCTGCTCGATGGTGTCGAGCAGCCCTTGGCGGTCGAACACGCCCACCTTGCGGTAGATGTTGCTCACGTGGTGCTTCGCGGTGCCCTGCGCGATGGACAGCTCGTCGCAGATATAGCGCACGGTGCGTCCGCGGGCCAGCAGCACGAGCACCTCGGCCTCGCGGTTCGTCAGGCGGCACATCCGCGCGATGGCGGCGCACTTCTGCTCGAGGCTGGCGTCGGCGGTTTCCTCGCGCGAGGTGGCGTAGAGCTTCTGCACGTCGGTTTGCGTGAAGAACAGCATGCCCACCAGCACGAGCGCCAGCACGCCCACGAGGAACACCTCGGAGCGCAGCGCCTCCGACCACAGCGCCGCGTTCAGCAGCTGGTCCGCGGCGAACGACCCGATGAGCGTGCTGGTGCGGGCGCAGAGGATGACCAGGCCGAACGACAGCGCCACGGGTATGCGTCCGCGAAACGCCACGTCGGTGGACACCAGCATCATGAACATGTCGAGGCAGTACACGCCCATGATGACCAGCCCCGCGCCCAGGAAGCGGTACGGCGCGGGCAGCAGCAGAAGCAGGATGAGCCCCGCCACCATCGCGGGGATGACCGGGCGGTACAGCGCGATGGGCTCGGCGGCCGAGGGCGCCACCACCATCGACAGCGTGATGGCGGCCAGCGCGCAGCCCGCCAGCAGCAGCGCCTTCGCGGTGAACGCGGCATCGCCCTCGGCGAACGTGTTCACCATGCCCTGCGAGGCCCCGTACACGATGCTGATCACGAGGATGCAGGCGAAAATGCGCCCCACGGGGATGGTGCGCACGTCGAGCGGCAGCACCGAGGGCTCGCGGCGCGGCTCGCGCTTGCAGGCCACCAGCACCGCGGCTGACACGATGGGCAGCGCCGCCGTGAACGCCACGGCCGCCGCCTCGGGCAGCGCGTACGCGACGAAGAACAGCACGAACGCGAACGTGTACGACACGTACAGGTGCCGCCCGACGCGCCCGGTGGCCAGCGCGCTCCACAGCTCGCCCCACATGATGAGCAGCAGCGCGTTGCCCAGCGACAGCGACACGGTGCCGGCAAGGAACCAAGCGAACCCCGCGGCTC from Eggerthella lenta DSM 2243 includes the following:
- a CDS encoding response regulator transcription factor — encoded protein: MRTKPQDDDHVGFSGWRLLGLGFWQAWWMISMCTDVLLPTTDRFPFAGNTTLWVLVLTTVGYLVVVALARRLSPFLTHRASFLAAGGLTAAGTVTLPIALTLGSGAAGFAWFLAGTVSLSLGNALLLIMWGELWSALATGRVGRHLYVSYTFAFVLFFVAYALPEAAAVAFTAALPIVSAAVLVACKREPRREPSVLPLDVRTIPVGRIFACILVISIVYGASQGMVNTFAEGDAAFTAKALLLAGCALAAITLSMVVAPSAAEPIALYRPVIPAMVAGLILLLLLPAPYRFLGAGLVIMGVYCLDMFMMLVSTDVAFRGRIPVALSFGLVILCARTSTLIGSFAADQLLNAALWSEALRSEVFLVGVLALVLVGMLFFTQTDVQKLYATSREETADASLEQKCAAIARMCRLTNREAEVLVLLARGRTVRYICDELSIAQGTAKHHVSNIYRKVGVFDRQGLLDTIEQGGVGKPGWE